A DNA window from Stutzerimonas stutzeri contains the following coding sequences:
- a CDS encoding SDR family NAD(P)-dependent oxidoreductase: MNLSRRIWLTGASSGIGQELAHQLLAEGHCLALSARRAEPLQAFARRYPDRVLALPGDLTDSAQVRAIGAAIEGQWGALDGVILNAGTCEYIDAQHFEAALLERVVQANLISVGYCIEAALPLLRRGVRPHLVGISSSVTWLPLPRAGAYGASKAALRYLLESLRLDLAAEGIDVTLVSPGFVDTPLTRRNDFPMPLSWPVDKAARQIVRSLDRRPLHIGFPALFIAALRLLSLLPARLQFALGRRMARTPLKEG, from the coding sequence ATGAACCTCTCACGGCGAATCTGGCTGACGGGTGCCAGCAGCGGAATTGGCCAGGAACTGGCGCACCAATTGTTGGCTGAGGGGCATTGCCTGGCGCTTTCGGCACGCCGCGCCGAGCCCTTGCAGGCTTTCGCCCGACGCTATCCGGACCGGGTTTTGGCACTGCCGGGTGATCTCACCGACAGCGCCCAGGTGCGCGCCATTGGCGCTGCTATCGAAGGGCAATGGGGTGCGCTGGACGGCGTGATTCTGAACGCCGGCACCTGCGAATACATCGATGCCCAGCACTTCGAGGCGGCGCTGCTCGAGCGCGTGGTGCAGGCCAACCTGATCTCGGTCGGCTACTGCATCGAGGCGGCATTGCCCCTGCTGCGCCGGGGGGTGCGACCTCATCTGGTCGGCATCAGCAGTTCGGTGACCTGGCTACCACTGCCACGGGCCGGCGCCTACGGCGCATCCAAGGCGGCCTTGCGCTACCTGCTCGAATCGCTGCGCCTGGATCTGGCCGCTGAAGGAATCGACGTCACCCTCGTCAGTCCGGGATTCGTCGATACGCCGCTGACCCGTCGCAACGACTTCCCGATGCCGCTGAGCTGGCCGGTCGACAAGGCCGCGCGGCAGATCGTGCGGAGCCTGGACCGGCGCCCGCTGCACATCGGATTCCCAGCGCTGTTCATTGCCGCGCTGCGCCTGCTTTCACTTCTGCCCGCACGCCTGCAGTTCGCCCTGGGCCGGCGAATGGCGCGCACGCCCCTCAAGGAAGGTTAA
- a CDS encoding TIGR01777 family oxidoreductase, producing the protein MNILLTGGTGLIGRALCRRWLAEGHRLWVWSRRPEQVAQICGAGVQGVGSLEQLDAVTFDAVINLAGAPIADRPWTKSRKALLWESRVKLTDQLVAWLAKREQKPALLISGSAVGWYGDGGEHRLTEADQPVSPDFASQLCSAWEERAMEASVLGMRVVLVRTGLVLAADGGFLKRLLPLFKLGLGGRLGDGRQWMPWVHIEDQIALIDFLLRQPTSSGPYNACAPEPVRNIDFTRSLGRCLHRPAVLPVPAVVLKPMLGELSGLLLGGQHALPQRLQDEGFNFRFRDLDSALADLLTHP; encoded by the coding sequence ATGAACATCTTGCTCACGGGCGGTACCGGGCTAATCGGTCGTGCGTTGTGCCGGCGTTGGCTAGCCGAAGGGCATCGGCTTTGGGTCTGGAGCCGCAGGCCGGAGCAGGTTGCTCAGATTTGCGGGGCGGGCGTGCAGGGTGTCGGCAGCCTGGAACAGCTGGATGCGGTGACCTTCGATGCAGTGATCAACCTGGCCGGCGCACCGATTGCCGACCGGCCCTGGACGAAATCGCGCAAGGCGTTGCTCTGGGAAAGCCGCGTGAAACTGACCGATCAGCTGGTGGCATGGTTGGCCAAGCGTGAGCAGAAACCGGCACTGCTTATCTCCGGTTCTGCGGTGGGCTGGTATGGCGATGGCGGTGAACACCGGTTGACCGAGGCCGACCAGCCGGTCTCCCCCGATTTCGCCAGTCAGCTGTGCAGCGCCTGGGAAGAGCGCGCCATGGAGGCATCGGTATTGGGCATGCGTGTGGTGCTGGTCCGTACCGGGTTGGTCCTGGCAGCTGATGGCGGCTTCCTTAAGCGTCTGTTACCGCTGTTCAAGCTCGGCCTGGGTGGGCGTCTCGGTGACGGACGGCAATGGATGCCATGGGTCCATATCGAGGACCAAATCGCCCTGATTGATTTTCTTCTGCGGCAGCCGACCTCCAGCGGTCCTTACAATGCCTGCGCGCCCGAGCCGGTGCGCAATATCGACTTTACCCGCAGCCTCGGCCGATGCCTGCATCGCCCCGCGGTGTTGCCGGTGCCGGCGGTGGTCCTGAAGCCCATGCTCGGTGAGCTGTCCGGGTTGCTACTGGGCGGCCAGCACGCATTACCGCAGCGGCTGCAGGATGAGGGGTTCAATTTTCGCTTCCGCGACCTGGATTCGGCCTTGGCCGACCTATTGACGCACCCCTGA
- a CDS encoding EAL domain-containing protein, translating into MTINAVVENAVMLLALCWLLAFTTRSWNRSGQASAKLLAGLWFGSACIFGMLNTSVGQTGIILDARTVVLSMAGLFGGPLVAGIAGTLAGGYRLWMGGPGVVPGLANILLPILLGLTYRCAFRKRLLGIGFWQLLGFGLLLHLAVLGIVALLLPSPRGAAAVREIALPVLLALPLATAILGVLLNDLLERDRVEQALRFSEARLRAITQAIPDLLLVLDEDGRYLEILCAEPSLLFDEPSKLLGRRLHDVMPESEERRFLDFIQQTLNSDAPQLIEYNLQTLGGPKVFEGRALPLEQPEGQKRAVVWLSRDITDRVNTELERRIAAIAFESQQGMLITDAQNRILRVNRAFTRISGYSAAEAIGKTTALLASGKHGPEFYRSMWSSIEGTGVWEGEIWNRRKSGEIFPEWLTISAVLNPRGEVTHFVAAFTDITERKAAEERIHNLAFYDPLTGLPNRRLLLDRLHQAMAASRRSNQLGALMFIDLDNFKNINDLHGHQTGDQVLRIAAERLHGEVRASDTVARLGGDEFVVMLENLGDDPLRAAAQAEHIGMKLLNSLDRSYRLNELGLYSSASIGVVLFGAEANSSDELMKRADMSMYEAKISGKNALRFFDPRMQLAVQERLRLEGEIRQGLKNGEFVLHFQPQLEQIDGIVGAEALVRWQHPQRGLLSPAAFISQAEHAGLIHALDQQVLTQACTQLAHWADIPAFSQLSLSVNLSAHLLYQDNFVEKVLELLERSGANPARLKLELTETLLLDNMPEAIARMTRLKERGIRFAIDDFGTGYSSMSYLQQLPLDQLKIDQTFIRRLPDDASSLTIVRAICALATGLGLEVIAEGVEGEPQRAILLANGCHRYQGYLFGRPLAADAFEQLVRDTEAGEGTKA; encoded by the coding sequence TTGACCATCAATGCCGTTGTAGAAAACGCGGTCATGCTGCTCGCGTTGTGCTGGCTGCTAGCCTTTACCACACGCAGCTGGAACCGCAGTGGTCAGGCATCGGCGAAATTGCTCGCCGGGCTCTGGTTCGGCAGTGCTTGCATTTTCGGCATGCTGAACACCAGCGTTGGTCAGACGGGAATCATTCTGGACGCCCGCACTGTGGTGCTGAGCATGGCTGGTCTGTTCGGCGGGCCGCTGGTAGCCGGGATCGCAGGAACGCTGGCCGGAGGTTATCGGTTGTGGATGGGTGGGCCGGGCGTCGTTCCTGGGCTTGCCAACATCCTGCTGCCGATCCTGCTCGGACTTACCTACCGCTGCGCATTTCGCAAGCGTCTGCTCGGCATCGGATTCTGGCAGCTACTCGGGTTCGGGCTGCTGCTGCACCTTGCCGTGCTGGGGATTGTCGCGCTGCTTCTGCCGAGCCCACGGGGCGCCGCCGCGGTAAGGGAAATCGCCTTGCCAGTGTTGCTCGCACTGCCCTTGGCGACCGCTATTCTCGGGGTCCTTCTGAATGATTTGCTGGAGCGCGACCGCGTCGAGCAAGCCCTGCGCTTCAGCGAAGCAAGGTTGCGCGCAATCACCCAAGCCATACCCGACCTGCTTCTGGTGCTCGACGAAGATGGCCGCTACCTGGAAATCCTCTGCGCGGAACCGAGCCTGCTGTTCGATGAGCCGAGCAAGCTGCTCGGTCGCCGGCTACATGACGTCATGCCTGAGTCGGAAGAGCGGCGTTTCCTCGACTTCATTCAGCAAACACTCAACAGCGATGCACCGCAGCTCATCGAATACAACCTGCAGACATTGGGCGGGCCGAAAGTCTTCGAAGGACGCGCCCTGCCATTGGAGCAGCCGGAAGGACAGAAGCGCGCAGTCGTCTGGCTGAGCCGAGACATCACCGACCGAGTGAACACCGAGCTGGAGCGCCGTATCGCTGCCATCGCGTTCGAGTCGCAGCAGGGCATGCTGATTACCGACGCGCAAAACCGCATCCTCCGGGTCAACCGTGCGTTCACCCGCATCAGCGGGTACAGCGCTGCTGAAGCCATCGGCAAAACCACAGCCCTGCTCGCGTCCGGCAAACACGGCCCGGAGTTCTATCGCTCGATGTGGTCGAGCATCGAAGGCACCGGCGTATGGGAAGGCGAAATCTGGAACCGTCGTAAAAGCGGCGAGATCTTCCCCGAATGGCTGACCATCAGCGCAGTACTCAACCCCCGCGGTGAAGTCACCCATTTTGTCGCGGCGTTTACCGATATCACCGAACGCAAGGCAGCCGAAGAGCGCATCCATAACCTGGCCTTCTACGACCCGTTGACTGGGCTGCCCAACCGGCGTCTGCTGCTCGACCGTCTTCATCAGGCCATGGCTGCCAGCCGACGAAGCAATCAACTCGGCGCGCTGATGTTCATCGATCTGGACAATTTCAAGAACATCAACGACCTGCACGGCCACCAGACAGGTGACCAGGTACTGCGCATTGCCGCCGAGCGCCTGCATGGCGAGGTGCGCGCCAGCGACACAGTAGCCCGTCTGGGTGGCGATGAGTTCGTGGTAATGCTGGAAAACCTCGGTGACGACCCACTCCGCGCCGCGGCCCAGGCGGAGCACATCGGCATGAAGTTGCTCAATTCCCTGGATCGGTCATACCGCCTGAACGAGCTCGGCCTGTACAGCAGCGCCAGCATCGGCGTGGTGCTGTTCGGCGCGGAGGCCAACAGCAGCGACGAGCTGATGAAGCGCGCCGACATGTCGATGTATGAGGCGAAGATCTCCGGCAAGAATGCCCTGCGCTTCTTCGATCCGCGCATGCAACTGGCCGTACAGGAGCGCTTGCGCCTCGAGGGCGAGATCCGCCAAGGGCTCAAGAACGGGGAATTCGTGCTGCACTTCCAGCCGCAGCTGGAACAGATCGACGGCATCGTCGGTGCCGAAGCCCTGGTGCGCTGGCAGCACCCTCAGCGCGGTCTGCTATCCCCCGCTGCGTTCATTAGCCAGGCCGAACACGCAGGGCTGATCCACGCGCTCGATCAACAGGTGCTGACCCAGGCCTGCACACAACTGGCGCACTGGGCCGATATTCCGGCGTTCTCGCAACTCAGTCTTTCGGTCAACCTCAGCGCGCACCTGCTCTATCAGGACAATTTCGTCGAAAAGGTGCTCGAGCTGCTTGAACGCAGCGGTGCCAACCCGGCTCGTCTCAAGCTTGAACTGACCGAAACCCTCCTGCTGGACAACATGCCCGAAGCCATCGCGCGCATGACACGGCTGAAGGAGCGCGGCATTCGTTTCGCCATCGACGATTTCGGTACCGGCTATTCGTCGATGAGCTATCTGCAGCAATTGCCGCTGGATCAGTTGAAGATCGACCAGACGTTCATTCGCCGCCTGCCCGACGACGCCAGCAGCCTGACCATCGTTCGCGCGATCTGTGCGCTGGCTACCGGCCTGGGCCTGGAGGTCATCGCCGAAGGGGTTGAAGGCGAGCCGCAACGGGCGATATTGCTCGCCAACGGCTGCCATCGCTACCAGGGCTACCTGTTCGGTCGCCCGCTCGCCGCGGACGCGTTCGAGCAGCTGGTTCGCGACACCGAAGCGGGCGAAGGGACCAAGGCCTGA
- a CDS encoding PAS domain-containing protein → MINAKLLQLVIEASNDGIVVAEQEGDDNILIYANPAFERLTGYAVDDILYRDCRFLQGENRDQAGLQAIREAVKNNQPCRQIIRNYRKDGTPFWNELSITPVFNEADQLTYFIGIQKNVTAEVDALQRVEALEAEIRDLKAKLAQS, encoded by the coding sequence ATGATCAACGCCAAGCTGCTGCAACTGGTTATCGAAGCCTCCAACGACGGAATCGTGGTCGCCGAGCAGGAAGGCGACGACAACATCCTGATCTACGCCAACCCGGCCTTCGAGCGCCTGACCGGTTATGCGGTCGATGACATTCTTTATCGCGACTGCCGTTTTCTGCAGGGCGAGAACCGCGACCAGGCCGGCCTGCAGGCGATCCGCGAGGCAGTGAAGAACAACCAGCCGTGCCGGCAGATCATCCGCAACTACCGTAAGGACGGCACACCGTTCTGGAATGAGCTGTCCATCACCCCGGTGTTCAACGAAGCCGATCAGCTGACCTACTTCATCGGCATCCAGAAGAACGTCACCGCCGAGGTCGATGCACTGCAGCGTGTCGAAGCGCTGGAGGCCGAGATCCGCGACCTGAAAGCGAAGCTAGCCCAGAGCTGA
- a CDS encoding YbgA family protein codes for MHTTLPTPRIGISACLLGNPVRFNGGHKESRLCSETLAQHFEFVAVCPEVAIGLGTPREPIRLVGDTEAPRAVGTVRPELDVTEALAAYGRQIAEQLHDISGYILMQKSPSCGMERVKVYGANGHTLPGGGAGIFAQALMQARPDLPIEEDGRLNDAVLRENFLTRVYAYADWQRLLKAGLTRRAIVDFHSRYKYQLMASNPLQYKVLGRLVANLAERSLDEFAPHYFSQMMQALKKPATRGTHCNVLLHLSGYLKDALGSDDRREMRHLIEQYRAGVIPLVVPLTLLKHHFRRHPDQYIARQAYMQPHPETLSLRNGI; via the coding sequence ATGCACACCACGCTTCCCACGCCCAGAATAGGTATAAGCGCCTGCCTGCTCGGCAATCCGGTGCGCTTCAACGGTGGCCACAAGGAATCGCGGCTTTGCAGCGAAACCCTGGCGCAGCACTTCGAGTTCGTCGCGGTATGCCCCGAGGTCGCCATCGGTCTCGGTACACCGCGCGAGCCGATCCGCCTGGTGGGCGACACCGAGGCGCCAAGGGCCGTAGGCACCGTGCGCCCCGAACTGGATGTGACCGAAGCCCTGGCCGCTTACGGCCGCCAGATCGCCGAGCAGTTGCACGACATCAGCGGCTACATCCTGATGCAGAAGTCACCCTCGTGCGGCATGGAGCGCGTCAAGGTGTACGGGGCCAACGGCCATACGCTGCCCGGCGGTGGCGCCGGCATCTTCGCCCAGGCACTGATGCAGGCACGCCCCGATCTGCCGATCGAAGAGGACGGGCGTCTGAACGATGCCGTGCTGCGTGAAAACTTCCTGACTCGCGTCTATGCCTATGCGGACTGGCAGCGCCTGCTCAAGGCCGGCCTGACCCGACGCGCCATTGTCGACTTCCACTCGCGCTACAAGTACCAGCTGATGGCCAGCAACCCGCTGCAATACAAGGTGCTCGGTCGGCTGGTGGCCAACCTGGCCGAGCGCTCGCTGGATGAGTTCGCCCCGCACTATTTCAGCCAGATGATGCAGGCGCTGAAGAAGCCGGCCACCCGCGGTACTCACTGCAATGTGCTGCTGCATCTGAGCGGTTATCTGAAAGACGCACTGGGTTCGGACGATCGTCGCGAAATGCGCCACCTCATCGAGCAGTACCGCGCCGGGGTGATTCCCCTGGTGGTTCCGCTGACGCTGCTCAAGCACCACTTCCGTCGCCATCCCGACCAATACATCGCGCGCCAGGCCTACATGCAGCCGCACCCGGAAACCCTCAGCCTGCGCAACGGAATCTGA
- the phrB gene encoding deoxyribodipyrimidine photo-lyase: protein MSQLLWLRTDLRTSDNPALCAAMAAGPTVALYLITPGQWLAHDDAPCKVDFWLRNLAQLSAQLQALNVPVLIREVDDWQAVPEMLLTVCREHQLQRVHYNDEYGVNEQRRDQAVTTRLENAGISVLGHLDRLLFAPGSVLTQSGSYFKVFGQFRRACLARLSMSLPPCKGVPAAQLPMHISSDPVPGEASGFARPSDYLRALWPAGEAFAQRRLASFVEDDLNQYHHRRDLPAEPGTSQLSPYLAAGVISIRQCLHAALGYNQGELDSGSTGATTWINELLWREFYNHILVGYPRVSMHRAFRAETEALPWRRASNELKAWQEGRTGFPIIDAAMRQLKATGWMHNRLRMVVAMFLSKNLLIDWREGERWFMRQLIDGDLAANNGGWQWSASTGTDSVPYFRLFNPISQSQRFDPDGQFLRRWLPELQHLNKSDVHNPSAQRSLFGAADYPKPIVDLGETRARALAAFRNLAELRP, encoded by the coding sequence ATGAGCCAACTACTCTGGTTGCGCACCGACCTGCGCACGAGCGACAACCCCGCCCTCTGCGCCGCCATGGCTGCCGGTCCTACCGTCGCGCTTTACCTGATCACGCCCGGCCAGTGGCTGGCCCATGACGATGCCCCGTGCAAAGTGGACTTCTGGCTGCGCAACCTGGCCCAGCTGTCGGCACAACTGCAGGCGCTGAACGTGCCAGTGCTGATCCGCGAAGTGGACGACTGGCAGGCAGTGCCCGAGATGCTGCTGACGGTATGCCGCGAACACCAGCTGCAGCGGGTGCATTACAACGACGAGTACGGGGTCAATGAGCAACGCCGCGATCAAGCGGTGACGACGCGGCTGGAGAACGCTGGCATCAGCGTGCTCGGGCACCTTGATCGTCTGCTGTTCGCACCGGGCAGCGTACTGACCCAGTCGGGGAGCTATTTCAAGGTTTTCGGCCAGTTCCGCAGGGCTTGCCTGGCACGGTTGAGCATGTCGCTGCCGCCGTGCAAAGGCGTGCCGGCGGCGCAGCTCCCTATGCACATCAGCAGCGACCCGGTTCCTGGCGAAGCGTCAGGGTTCGCCCGACCCAGTGATTATCTGCGCGCCCTCTGGCCGGCCGGCGAGGCCTTCGCTCAGCGACGCTTGGCATCGTTCGTCGAAGACGATCTGAACCAATATCACCATCGTCGCGACCTGCCCGCCGAGCCCGGCACCAGCCAGCTGTCGCCGTATCTTGCGGCCGGAGTGATTTCCATCCGCCAGTGCCTGCACGCGGCGCTTGGATATAACCAGGGCGAACTGGACAGCGGCAGCACAGGCGCGACCACCTGGATCAACGAACTGCTCTGGCGCGAGTTCTACAACCATATTCTGGTGGGCTACCCGCGCGTATCGATGCACCGCGCCTTCCGCGCCGAAACCGAAGCGCTGCCGTGGCGTCGGGCAAGCAACGAACTGAAAGCATGGCAAGAAGGCCGCACCGGCTTTCCGATCATCGACGCGGCCATGCGTCAGCTGAAAGCAACCGGCTGGATGCACAATCGCCTGCGCATGGTGGTCGCCATGTTTCTCAGCAAGAACCTGCTCATCGACTGGCGTGAGGGCGAGCGCTGGTTCATGCGCCAGCTGATCGACGGTGATCTGGCCGCCAACAACGGCGGCTGGCAATGGAGCGCCTCCACCGGCACCGACTCGGTGCCCTACTTCCGGCTGTTCAATCCGATCAGCCAGTCGCAGCGCTTCGACCCGGACGGCCAGTTTCTGCGACGCTGGCTGCCGGAACTGCAGCACCTGAACAAGAGCGACGTGCATAACCCATCGGCACAGCGCAGCCTTTTCGGCGCAGCGGATTACCCAAAGCCCATCGTCGATCTCGGCGAAACCCGGGCCCGAGCCCTGGCTGCGTTCCGCAACCTGGCGGAGCTGCGTCCATGA
- a CDS encoding DUF3833 domain-containing protein, with amino-acid sequence MKKALILACCLLLLSCTVVDVEHYRNEEPKLDLREYFVGKVDAWGMFQKRSGEVVKRFHVEIDGSLDGDKLILDEYFRYSDGTTQQRVWTLTEQSPGHWRGTAADVVGEARGEVAGNALRWGYVLSLPVDGKVYDVHLDDWMYLIDENTLANRSFMSKFGIEVGQVTLFFRKRVE; translated from the coding sequence ATGAAAAAGGCATTGATCCTGGCCTGCTGCCTGCTATTGCTCAGCTGCACCGTCGTCGACGTCGAGCACTACCGCAACGAGGAGCCCAAGCTGGACCTGCGCGAATACTTCGTCGGCAAGGTCGACGCCTGGGGTATGTTCCAGAAGCGCTCCGGCGAGGTAGTGAAGCGTTTTCATGTCGAGATCGACGGCAGCCTCGATGGCGACAAGTTGATACTCGACGAATACTTCCGCTACAGCGACGGCACCACCCAACAACGCGTCTGGACGCTGACCGAGCAAAGCCCCGGCCACTGGCGCGGCACTGCGGCAGACGTGGTCGGCGAAGCGCGAGGCGAAGTGGCCGGCAACGCCCTGCGCTGGGGCTACGTGCTCAGCCTGCCGGTGGATGGCAAGGTCTACGACGTGCATCTGGACGACTGGATGTACCTCATCGACGAGAACACGCTGGCCAATCGCTCGTTCATGAGCAAGTTCGGCATTGAGGTAGGCCAGGTCACGCTGTTCTTCCGCAAGCGCGTCGAATGA
- the hemH gene encoding ferrochelatase, giving the protein MTEQALLLVNLGSPASTEVADVRRYLNQFLMDPYVIDLPWPLRRLLVSLILIKRPEQSAHAYASIWWPEGSPLVVLSRRLHEAVRPHWTQGPVELAMRYGEPSIETTLTRLAGQGISRVTLAPLYPQFADSTTTTVIQEARRVIREHGLSLQLSILQPFYDQPEYLQALATSAKPHLEQDFDHLLLSFHGLPERHLHKVDPTGSHCLKGDDCCQRAEGDVLASCYRAQCMRTAAGFAAQAGLRDDQWSVSFQSRLGRAKWIEPYTETRLDELAQQGVKKLLVMCPAFVSDCIETLEEIGDRGREQFIEAGGEELLLVPCLNTHEAWVQALVQLCSRAPLEI; this is encoded by the coding sequence ATGACAGAGCAGGCGTTGTTGTTGGTCAATCTGGGTTCGCCGGCCTCCACGGAAGTCGCTGATGTACGCCGCTACCTCAACCAGTTTCTGATGGACCCCTATGTCATCGATCTGCCCTGGCCGCTGCGGCGCCTGCTGGTTTCGCTGATTCTGATCAAACGTCCCGAGCAATCCGCCCATGCCTATGCGTCGATCTGGTGGCCCGAGGGCTCTCCGCTGGTCGTGCTGAGCCGACGGCTGCACGAGGCGGTACGGCCGCACTGGACCCAGGGACCGGTGGAATTGGCGATGCGCTACGGCGAGCCGTCCATCGAGACCACGCTGACTCGCCTGGCCGGGCAGGGCATCTCTCGGGTGACGCTGGCGCCGCTCTATCCGCAATTTGCCGACAGCACCACCACGACGGTCATCCAGGAGGCGCGGCGGGTGATTCGCGAGCACGGGCTGAGCCTGCAACTGTCGATCCTGCAGCCGTTCTATGATCAGCCGGAATATCTGCAAGCGCTCGCCACCAGCGCCAAGCCGCATCTGGAGCAGGATTTCGATCACCTGCTGCTGAGTTTTCACGGCCTGCCGGAGCGGCATCTGCACAAGGTCGATCCGACGGGCTCGCATTGCCTCAAGGGTGACGATTGCTGTCAGCGGGCCGAAGGCGATGTACTCGCCAGCTGTTATCGCGCGCAATGCATGCGCACCGCTGCCGGTTTCGCTGCCCAGGCGGGACTGCGGGACGATCAGTGGTCGGTTTCGTTCCAGTCGCGTCTGGGGCGGGCCAAATGGATCGAGCCTTACACCGAAACCCGCCTGGACGAACTGGCTCAGCAAGGCGTGAAGAAATTGCTGGTGATGTGCCCGGCGTTCGTCTCCGACTGCATCGAAACCCTCGAGGAAATCGGTGATCGCGGCCGCGAACAGTTCATCGAAGCCGGCGGCGAAGAACTGCTGCTGGTGCCTTGCCTGAATACCCATGAAGCCTGGGTGCAGGCTTTGGTCCAGCTCTGCAGCCGCGCACCTCTGGAAATCTGA
- a CDS encoding MerR family transcriptional regulator, with translation MNEQPDLAQLTADGLLPIREVARVTGVNAVTLRAWERRYGLIVPLRTPKGHRLYEQAHIQRVRDILTWLNRGVAVSQIKPLLDTSTPPELPQQNQWSELLEELLQAIDRLSERRLDDTFNRAMALYPPRTLCQHLVQPLLDALEQRWQGQYGAALERVLFHSWLRSKLATRIYFNNRQQAGRPLLLANLDDESFAPGLWLTAWLVSSTDCPVEIIEWPVPLNELDLAAQRIRPRAILLYASNSLLGTCLQRDLPRLVEQSVAPLVMAGPAVHIHAPELQRHHRLMLAGDPLAALQQLHDAGLLPGSEGRGA, from the coding sequence ATGAATGAACAACCGGACCTGGCGCAGCTGACCGCCGACGGCCTGCTGCCGATCCGCGAAGTGGCGCGCGTTACCGGCGTCAACGCTGTAACCCTGCGGGCCTGGGAACGTCGCTACGGGCTGATCGTGCCGTTGCGTACGCCCAAGGGCCATCGACTCTACGAACAAGCGCACATCCAGCGCGTCCGTGACATCCTCACCTGGCTCAACCGCGGCGTGGCCGTCAGCCAGATCAAGCCGCTGCTCGATACCTCCACGCCGCCGGAACTGCCGCAGCAGAATCAATGGTCCGAGCTGCTCGAAGAGCTGCTGCAGGCCATCGACCGCCTGAGCGAGCGACGCCTGGACGACACCTTCAACCGGGCCATGGCACTTTATCCGCCACGGACGCTGTGCCAGCACCTGGTGCAACCCTTGCTCGACGCGCTGGAGCAGCGCTGGCAAGGTCAGTACGGCGCGGCGCTGGAACGGGTGCTGTTTCACTCCTGGCTGCGCAGCAAGCTGGCTACGCGCATTTACTTCAACAACCGGCAACAGGCCGGTCGGCCGTTGCTACTGGCCAATCTTGATGACGAGTCCTTTGCGCCGGGACTCTGGCTGACTGCCTGGCTCGTCTCCAGTACCGACTGCCCTGTAGAAATCATCGAATGGCCGGTGCCACTCAATGAACTCGACCTTGCGGCGCAGCGTATCCGGCCGCGCGCCATACTTTTGTATGCCAGCAATAGTCTGCTCGGCACTTGCCTGCAACGTGATCTCCCGCGTCTAGTCGAGCAAAGCGTCGCTCCGCTGGTCATGGCCGGCCCGGCGGTACATATCCACGCGCCTGAATTGCAACGACACCACCGCCTGATGCTCGCCGGGGACCCGCTCGCGGCCCTGCAACAGCTGCACGATGCCGGGCTGCTACCCGGTAGCGAGGGGCGTGGAGCATGA
- a CDS encoding nuclear transport factor 2 family protein, which yields MSSFLHSFAADFASLDASNLERLRDLYSPDVHFTDPLHEICGLVELEHYFSELYANVEHLHFEFISHDEVCEGQGYLRWVMSYRHPRLNGGGLISLEGCSLLRWNGEGKVVRHRDYFDAGALLYQHVPVLGSAIRWLQRRLA from the coding sequence ATGAGCAGCTTCCTGCACAGCTTTGCTGCCGATTTCGCCAGCCTCGATGCAAGCAATCTCGAGCGGCTTCGCGACCTCTACAGCCCCGACGTACATTTCACCGACCCATTGCATGAGATCTGCGGCCTGGTCGAACTGGAGCACTATTTCAGCGAGCTTTACGCAAACGTCGAACACCTGCATTTCGAGTTCATCAGTCACGACGAGGTATGCGAGGGCCAGGGCTATCTGCGCTGGGTCATGAGCTACCGCCACCCACGCCTGAACGGTGGCGGGCTGATCAGCCTCGAAGGCTGCTCGCTGCTGCGCTGGAACGGCGAAGGCAAGGTCGTCCGTCACCGCGACTACTTCGATGCCGGCGCCCTGCTCTACCAGCACGTGCCGGTGCTCGGCTCAGCCATTCGCTGGCTGCAGCGGAGGCTTGCATGA